TGGCACGTGTTCATATTTTCCAGCGTCATGGGGAAGTAATGACTTGCTGGCACGAGCATTTCTATAATTTCGTACAAGGCAGTTGTGAATTCCGGCAGCACTTGAGACGGAATATTGCTGATATTGAGACTCAATTTGCCCAAAGCATGGATATTATTGCGCGTGTGGACCGTGGAAATTAAATGAGCAATGAGATAATCGGCAGCAATGACGTCCTCGAAGAGACATTGGGACAGCGCAAGGCGTAAATCCTTGTAAACTTCTTCCGGTTTTGACTCTTCTTGACTTCCGAGGTCGAAATACGGGTTAATATGCGTGAGTTTTGTCACTTTTACGGCATGCAATCGCGGAATTAGTGACGGCGGAGGGTTCGTTGCTTGACGTTCAGTCTCGTCGATAAAGCCATCACCTTCGTCGAAGGTGCCATCGAGCGCTGGATCAACAGCGAGAAATCCGATGACATCAACGACGGAATTTAACGTTAAAGAGTCGAAGTCTTCGTAGAATTTGACGATACATGCCTTGCTTGGACGATCCGGAAGTGGCGAATTAAGCAAATATTCGGCAGATAACAAGCTGTTTGGTGCTTTTTGTTCGGTAACATTACTTTCTGACTCAATTTTCTTCACTGGAGGCTCTTCATCGGTCTCCATAACTTCTTCATCCTCGTTTAAAGGTCTTTTTACTCCATTAGAAATTGTTTCCACGGAAGTTTCTTGCAAAATTTCACCATTTTTCGTGATTCCATAGACACTTTTCTCCACTTCGTGCACCCATGAATTGACTCCGGGCACGGAAACGACAAAAACGGATCTTCTTTCGCCGTGAACATTGTCCTCGGCATCGTAATTCACCTTCTCGCCGGCCTTCAACACCAAAGTATCAcgatattttccattttggATGCGAGTTTCCGCGCCATTTGTGATTTGATACTTTTCCAGGTACAATTCGGGATCCATCATGTCTTGAATCATGCCACGGAAACGGACTAGGAAGCAATCAGCTAGCTTGGAGGTctgttaaaaacaaaaaatgtgagtaaaaagtgaaaaaatccaggaaataaaaacttaca
The sequence above is drawn from the Culicoides brevitarsis isolate CSIRO-B50_1 chromosome 1, AGI_CSIRO_Cbre_v1, whole genome shotgun sequence genome and encodes:
- the LOC134832751 gene encoding mini-chromosome maintenance complex-binding protein, whose product is MEKFTPEQYFANPEEFLREISSLGHQIPLMSHIDVDTSKLADCFLVRFRGMIQDMMDPELYLEKYQITNGAETRIQNGKYRDTLVLKAGEKVNYDAEDNVHGERRSVFVVSVPGVNSWVHEVEKSVYGITKNGEILQETSVETISNGVKRPLNEDEEVMETDEEPPVKKIESESNVTEQKAPNSLLSAEYLLNSPLPDRPSKACIVKFYEDFDSLTLNSVVDVIGFLAVDPALDGTFDEGDGFIDETERQATNPPPSLIPRLHAVKVTKLTHINPYFDLGSQEESKPEEVYKDLRLALSQCLFEDVIAADYLIAHLISTVHTRNNIHALGKLSLNISNIPSQVLPEFTTALYEIIEMLVPASHYFPMTLENMNTCQFVPKKDYKTNKLTSGILQLAPHTHLVLDETRLQVGKLEAAGVDALKSIADLINAQRLKYNFQFYEIEFDTDVPVLILSEGKSMLPNDCHIPLKPQADLAIIKETFVAVKHFLAPRLPAMRKFLTKQRKAEFDVKPEDTEMIQNAFVEMRRDNEKVTADDLHSLLVLSRLMALSRGHGVMSKEIWDATMALEAERKERVAQLPSRRRI